AATTCAGAGTCGACCTTGAGTACATATAGACTACGAGGACAAGGTTATGATGGAGCTAGTAATATGCAAGGAgagtttaataaatttaaaacacTTATTTTGAAGGTTCTCATGTGCATATTATATTCATTGATTTGCACATTTACTCCAATTAGATCTTGTAGCTATAGCAAAAAAGCATATATTGAGATTGGCTATTTTGTTTAGCTAAATAAATAAGAGAAGTGCCACCAACCGTCATTTTTTTAGATCTTTTACAAACACACTTACAACTTGACAAGTGGTGAGTCATATTTGCTTTTTACTCAACCAAAAAACCCATATTATTATACTTAATTTACCAAAAGCTCCATGTATATAAACTCATATGAATTTATATCAAGGGATATTTGCAACATAAGTACCTAAAGTTTGGGTAAAATACCCGGCATGGACTCAATCTTTTTTTTAGCGGGTAAAGTACCCAAACATCATAAAACTGTAATTCTGTCAATAGGTTCTTCGTTAGTGGGTCATAATGGACATGTGTAGGCTCCAAACCTATCGTGGGTTTGGAGCATAACTAAACTTTGGGGGGGTTTTAGTTTTaggttttaaaaattaaataataataatttaataaattaaatttgaaaatattttttttcaaattgttCAGTTATGCCCCAAAGTTGCGTCAATAGGGTCTCCGTTAGTGGGTCATAATGGACATGTGTAGGCTCTAGATTATACCtaagtttaatttttaaaatctaaaaaaaaaaaaatttcaaatttaatttattaaattattataatttaatttttaaaacctAAAACTAAAACCCCCCAAATTTTAGTTATGCTCCAAACCCACGAAAAATACCCAAAGTCTTGAAAACCCCATTGACGAAGAAGACGAGCCAAGTTGACGAAGACGACGAGCCTTGCATTGACGAAGATAACAGACGGCAGAGGAGGAGGCATTTGCTCTTGTTCAACTTGCCGGAGAAGACGACTACAATGCCGTGAACGGAAGCATCGGTTCCAGGTCCCATTTATGGTAAGTTTTCTGACAAAAAATGGCTACGTGTTTGTTTCCGTTATGCTTGTGCTTGCACGAAATCATGAATGGGTTTTGGGACCACCAGGTTTTGCATTGGGTTccattttttatacatttttttactAAATTCTTAGTAAGTACATTAATAATAGTGTTTGATAGTTTTGGTTAtaaagtgatattttttactGTCCCACACACTGTTTTTGTGGAATCTTTGCATTGGGTTGGAGTTATGGTTGTCTTTTGTTTTAACATGTGCTGAATTTTAAAGTACATGGGGGATTAttaatgtaacaccctacttccttagagccgttactaagtgagtttaaaaacatgctttcaactcgctaatcgaggttttaggtcaaacagtgtactaagccataaacaaaggaaaaactttagaattACCTTCATAACATTGAAAATCATataagttttacacttgggatcccaaaatacaatttagaaatatttacaacatataactgaaccaagtcgactagacgaaaaATCTAGGTTTATCTACAAGCACCTCCCGAAATCctctggttgtggcagccaggctagccaaacatgtacatTTCGCCTCACGCCTGATGTaatcatggttggttgaccttctccatacccttacctgcaccacagagcatctgtgagccgaagcccagcaagaaaacccacaaacagataacatatgaaacacatatatcaagtatataagcaggccaccaatgggctaaacacatacggcctagccgtcccaggcatttaccaagccctgggttcgcgaaccacgccgtgaggatatcccaggtatccttctagggactctccctggcaactcgcactccacgtgctcaacgctacttccggccccttgccgttctcggccttgcactcaacgtgcccaacgccgttcccggcccttcgccgttctcgatcTACACCGtccccggctcttgccgatcattcacatagtAATATACATAGTATAACAAGCAAGTACAAAATTCTATCATAATCAGTTAAAGAGATACGCCCCGTAGTTCTAAcgtattgggctcagccctgcacacaagctccatgggaacaagggttttcttacctgagttccgagctttctgagcaccgatgccccgagcacagttctctaacgtgagcctcgccgaaaccctagtcacaacacattaacaatgtacatccatcaaattctaacccaataaataacttcgagccataaccctaacctccgggacctttaattctatcaatccgggtgataaaatccatcccgagccttacccattgagttcccaagcctaaataccctaaaaaaaaacacaatttgGCACTAAGAGACGCGGCCCCTCCCACAAGCGAcgtggctagcctcgaaacataGGCTAgtaccacactgacccccacacgggccgcggcacgcatgaacttcttggcctcccatggccgcgcacgcacatgggccgcgaccctcaccaccgaacccagattttctcaccatTTTTCTATACCTTTCCTCAATCCAATTCATCCTAAGCTTAGCTAACAATCCTAGGTAACCAGCACAATCATTTCAGCTCAATAACAGCactaaaaccccattgaatcctactccaaaactcagctaaagCACCCAAAGGTAGACCAAACTTGACTAACATGCAATCCacaaaaccagcagaaattcaagaccAAAACTTAatgattaaagcttacctttgctgaaaTCAATCTCTGgggttgatcctcaatccttaagcttcaagctcctaagatATCACAGCTGGAATCCTTCTAGTTCCtagccaattcctttgagtttccctttgagttttccttagagagtaaagaagagaagaagataaaaacTATCTCAGTTATGAAAGGGTGTGTATGTCGGTTTCCTCAAATCTTCTAAGAAaattcctcctttttgttttattcagcttaagtctatatggttacctcaaggctcggggtaccaaaacgtccccgagggcaaaatggtaaatttacccaatattcccgcctagacattctatccacaaatatatctccaaatatttattttcatgtcccgataaccccataactcatctaatacccgaattacccctcgactcgccccgagtccgaatctcaaccctgttgtgactttcaggCTAACCGCTCCCttggactgtctcagatcgtgctgcacagacatattacatatatataacatctatcacatttatacccctaatatccagatggggtccacatgcatatttaacttaactaaacaagcatcataatcatatatacacatacatccacatataagcatattaaatcattcatcgccctccaggcacactaatcaaggccctaagcctgattagcaaattcgggtcattacaatTAATGTTTGACTATTTTGGATGGCTAGGATTGAATTCAAAGATGTTCACACTAAATGTACAGCACAGGGGTAATTGGTTTAATCCAAATGGAAAGCTAAAATAGGAGGGAGGATAGGTGAATTGTTTTGATGGTTGTGTAATAGATGAGTTTGGAATGTTTGACATGGAGAGGTTTGTCAAGGAGCTTGGATATGAGCTTCCTTTTGGTTTTTGGTTCACACCAAAAGGTAAAGAGTGTGCTTGAGTTGATCAAAGACATGGAGGTAAAATATAGACATGTTGATGTCTATATACTTATGCCCAAGAAAGTCTTGAAACTTGGTTGGGATAGTAGTTTGGAACCGGCACCACATgtaaccccccccccccatgTTGTTCCTCATCCCCAGCTGCATTGAAAAGATGTGTCATTAAGGAGCTGCCTGATGATGCTGATGTTAGGGTAGCTGTGGCTATAGTGCTAAAGCAGATGATTATGTCATGGATAAGAGGGAGTTTGAAAGGGTCATAAATGGTTATGAGGATGTAGAAGGAGAAGAGGGTGATGGTGAAGaggaatttgttatgcatatgctTGATGATTGGGGGGAAAGTGATTACAAGAATGATGAGTATGATTATGAAAGTGTAGATGATGATGAGGACAATGAAGATGTTGACAGTGATGAGGATGAAGAAGATGTGTTCATTCTGGAACGTGAGGAACGAAAACAATTCAGAGATGGGTCGGATTTGGCCAGATATGATTATGACTTGGGTGACATTACCCAAGTTGAAGCGGAGATGGCCGAAGCATCCCAGCCACACCCTGACAGCACAACTAAGGGTGCAACCAACTTTGTATGGGAAAAGAAAGTCAAGTGTTAAATGATGCTGATTTGGGCCACACACCAAGCCAAACTCAGGTCCATGAAGATGCTGATTTGGGCCAGACTCTAAGGGAAACCAACCAAGCCCATGAAAAGCTTGATTTGGGCCACACATCAAGCCAAACTCAGGTCCATGAAGAGCCTAACTTGGGCTAGTGTTCAAGGCAAACCTAGCATAGAGCGAGTACACAAGAGGAGGTCCAATCAAATGCTGATTTGGGCCAAGGAAACTCTACTGAAGACACAAATTTTGTTGAAGAAGAGTATGCCCTAGATGAAGAAGAAGATAGGCAATATGAAGAGAATATTACTGAGCCTAGCATATGATGGGATTCTGTGAACGAAGTGTGTGGGCAAGTCCAAGATAACAACTTAGATGGACGTTATGTGGATGAA
This genomic interval from Humulus lupulus chromosome 8, drHumLupu1.1, whole genome shotgun sequence contains the following:
- the LOC133795469 gene encoding uncharacterized protein LOC133795469, which gives rise to MSLECLTWRGLSRSLDMSFLLVFGSHQKVKSVLELIKDMEGSCGYSAKADDYVMDKREFERVINGYEDVEGEEGDGEEEFVMHMLDDWGESDYKNDEYDYESVDDDEDNEDVDSDEDEEDVFILEREERKQFRDGSDLARYDYDLGDITQVEAEMAEASQPHPDSTTKGATNFVWEKKVKC